Proteins encoded in a region of the Methanobrevibacter millerae genome:
- a CDS encoding 50S ribosomal protein L11 codes for MAKDTVEVLIEGGSATPGPPLGPALGPFGINMMQVVDEINKKSADFAGMKVPIKVTIDRDTRDFEIEIGTPPTTALIMQELGIEKASHEPGLDIVNDLPIETALKIARMKFDSLLSNDYKAGVKEVMGTCVSMGLSVDGKDPREAQKDVDAGKYDDILVE; via the coding sequence ATGGCTAAAGATACAGTCGAAGTTCTTATCGAAGGTGGAAGCGCTACTCCTGGACCTCCATTAGGCCCAGCTTTAGGACCTTTCGGTATTAACATGATGCAAGTAGTTGACGAAATTAATAAAAAAAGTGCTGACTTTGCTGGTATGAAAGTACCTATTAAAGTTACCATTGATAGAGATACTAGAGATTTCGAAATCGAAATTGGTACTCCTCCAACTACAGCGTTAATCATGCAAGAATTAGGCATCGAAAAAGCTTCTCACGAACCAGGTTTGGATATTGTAAATGACTTACCAATCGAAACCGCTTTAAAAATCGCAAGAATGAAATTTGATTCATTACTTTCAAACGATTATAAAGCAGGTGTAAAAGAAGTCATGGGAACCTGTGTAAGTATGGGATTATCAGTTGATGGTAAAGACCCAAGAGAAGCACAAAAAGACGTAGATGCTGGAAAATATGATGATATCTTAGTAGAATAG
- a CDS encoding protein translocase SEC61 complex subunit gamma, translated as MNVQERLDKFVKDSKRVLKVARKPDKDEYFDFAKVTTLGIIVIGLIGFVIFLIAQLIHL; from the coding sequence ATGAATGTACAAGAACGTTTAGACAAATTTGTTAAAGATAGTAAAAGGGTATTAAAAGTAGCAAGAAAACCTGATAAAGATGAATATTTTGATTTTGCTAAAGTTACAACATTAGGTATTATAGTTATTGGTCTTATTGGTTTTGTTATTTTCTTAATAGCTCAATTAATACATTTATAA
- the ftsZ gene encoding cell division protein FtsZ produces MKFIDDAIKESEERMEKVDSKKTISSDIDEDLIGFIKKTNIFVVGAGGAGNNTISRLNEIGIEGAETITVNTDAQDLYYSQSDKKILLGRKTSGGLGAGGDPSIGEECAEETEDEIRESLEGADMVFVTCGLGGGTGTGSAPIVAKIAKKLGALTVAVVTMPFSAEGIRRRNNADEGLEKLQDAADTVIIIPNDKLLEVAPNLPLTKAFLVSDEILGRAVKGITELITKPGIVSLDFADIKSIMEGSGMAMIGMGESDSGDRALESVHEALSSPLLDIDISNATGALINISSGEDLTLHESEKIVQVVADKLDPEANIIWGAQLDSSLQSTVRTTIVVSGIKTGDEEDIADFDEDDDESVGETQSNNDQLDDFIDGIF; encoded by the coding sequence GTGAAATTTATAGATGATGCAATTAAAGAATCTGAAGAAAGAATGGAAAAAGTAGATTCCAAAAAAACTATTTCATCCGATATAGACGAAGATTTAATCGGATTTATCAAAAAAACTAATATTTTTGTTGTTGGTGCAGGTGGTGCAGGAAATAACACTATTTCAAGATTAAATGAAATTGGTATTGAAGGTGCTGAAACAATTACAGTCAATACTGATGCTCAAGATTTATATTACAGTCAATCTGATAAAAAAATTCTCTTAGGTAGAAAAACTTCCGGAGGATTAGGTGCTGGTGGAGATCCAAGCATTGGTGAAGAATGTGCTGAAGAAACAGAAGATGAAATAAGAGAATCTCTTGAAGGCGCAGATATGGTATTTGTTACCTGTGGTCTTGGTGGTGGAACTGGTACAGGTTCAGCTCCTATTGTTGCTAAAATTGCTAAAAAATTAGGTGCTTTAACTGTTGCTGTTGTTACCATGCCATTTTCAGCAGAAGGTATTAGAAGAAGGAATAATGCTGATGAAGGTTTAGAAAAACTTCAAGATGCTGCTGATACTGTAATTATTATTCCAAATGATAAATTATTAGAAGTTGCTCCAAATCTCCCATTAACTAAAGCATTTTTAGTTTCTGATGAAATTTTGGGCAGGGCTGTTAAAGGAATCACTGAATTAATTACTAAACCAGGTATCGTAAGTTTAGACTTTGCTGATATTAAAAGTATCATGGAAGGTTCCGGTATGGCAATGATTGGTATGGGCGAATCTGACTCTGGAGACAGAGCATTGGAATCTGTACATGAAGCATTAAGCAGTCCTTTACTTGATATTGATATATCTAACGCTACTGGAGCATTAATTAATATTTCCAGTGGTGAAGATTTAACATTGCATGAATCTGAAAAAATCGTGCAAGTTGTTGCTGACAAGTTAGACCCTGAAGCTAATATTATTTGGGGTGCTCAACTTGATTCTTCATTACAAAGTACTGTTAGAACAACTATTGTTGTTTCTGGAATTAAAACTGGTGATGAAGAGGATATTGCAGATTTTGATGAAGATGATGATGAATCTGTTGGTGAAACTCAATCCAACAATGATCAATTAGATGATTTTATTGATGGAATTTTCTAA
- a CDS encoding 50S ribosomal protein L1: protein MTQDIVNAVKEAKEQSKPRNFTESVDIIINIRDLDVKRPENRFNEEVTLPNGRGKDVKIGVIADGELIVQAKDAGLDLVINKTDLEELGKDRKAAKKAANAVDFFIAQADMMPLVGRFLGPILGPRNKMPKPVPASIKLAPLLERLQSTVKVGVKQQPIIQIVVGSQDMSEEDIAENVETVLTVLDRNLEKGRSQIKSMFIKTTMGPTVRVI, encoded by the coding sequence ATGACACAAGATATAGTTAATGCGGTGAAGGAGGCTAAAGAACAATCTAAGCCGAGAAACTTCACTGAGTCCGTAGATATTATTATTAATATCCGTGACTTAGATGTCAAAAGGCCAGAAAATAGGTTTAATGAGGAAGTTACTCTTCCTAACGGCCGTGGCAAAGATGTAAAAATCGGAGTCATAGCTGATGGGGAACTCATTGTTCAAGCTAAAGATGCAGGCCTCGATCTTGTAATCAATAAAACTGATTTAGAAGAGTTAGGAAAAGACAGAAAAGCTGCTAAAAAAGCTGCAAATGCTGTTGATTTCTTTATAGCTCAGGCTGATATGATGCCACTCGTTGGTAGGTTCTTAGGTCCAATTCTTGGTCCTCGTAACAAAATGCCAAAACCAGTGCCAGCAAGTATCAAACTAGCTCCTCTTTTAGAAAGATTACAAAGTACTGTCAAAGTTGGTGTAAAACAACAACCAATCATTCAAATTGTTGTTGGAAGCCAAGACATGTCCGAGGAAGATATAGCTGAAAATGTGGAAACTGTTCTTACAGTCTTAGACCGCAATTTAGAAAAAGGAAGAAGTCAAATCAAATCCATGTTTATTAAAACAACTATGGGTCCAACTGTGAGGGTGATCTAA
- the rpl12p gene encoding 50S ribosomal protein P1: protein MEYIYAAMILHSAEKDINEENVKSIIEAAGIEADDARIKALIAALEDVDIDEAMETTAMAAAAPAAAAPAAAEAEEEEEEEEEEEEASEEEAAAGLGALFG, encoded by the coding sequence ATGGAATATATATATGCGGCAATGATTTTGCACAGTGCAGAAAAAGATATTAACGAAGAAAATGTTAAAAGTATTATTGAAGCAGCAGGAATCGAAGCTGATGATGCTAGAATCAAAGCTTTAATTGCAGCTTTAGAAGACGTCGACATTGACGAAGCTATGGAAACTACTGCTATGGCAGCAGCAGCTCCTGCAGCAGCTGCACCAGCAGCAGCTGAAGCTGAAGAAGAAGAGGAAGAAGAAGAGGAAGAAGAAGAAGCATCTGAAGAAGAAGCAGCAGCTGGATTAGGTGCTTTATTCGGATAG
- a CDS encoding 50S ribosomal protein L10, whose product MAHVAEWKKEEVIELKGIIDEYDVVGIVDLLNIPAKQLQEMRRNLKGKAVIRMSKKNLIDLALEDCNASKNNIVDLSGHMDGQVAIIATEMNPFKLYKILEDSKTSAPAKPGSIANDDIVVPAGDTGFEPGPFLGELQQVGIPAKIDKGKIVVQKDTVVVEAGEEVSKDVAATLSRMDINPMEVGIDLKAVYEDEAIYTSDVLAIDEEQTLADVQSAFAQAFNLSVNAAIPTDETISTIITLAYTRAINVGVEAAILTSETSEPIIGLAQAKMLAIASAVAGKAGAIDDELAEKLSNVAVAAAPAAEEVEEEEVEEEEEEEEASEETAAAGLGALFG is encoded by the coding sequence ATGGCTCATGTTGCTGAATGGAAAAAAGAAGAAGTTATAGAGCTCAAAGGTATCATAGACGAATATGATGTTGTTGGTATTGTCGATTTATTAAACATTCCAGCAAAACAGCTCCAAGAAATGAGAAGAAATCTCAAAGGCAAAGCTGTTATTAGAATGTCTAAGAAAAACCTTATTGATTTAGCTCTCGAAGATTGTAATGCTAGCAAAAACAACATTGTTGATTTATCTGGACACATGGATGGTCAAGTTGCAATTATTGCTACAGAAATGAATCCTTTCAAATTGTACAAAATATTGGAAGATAGTAAAACTTCAGCTCCTGCTAAACCAGGATCTATTGCTAATGACGATATTGTTGTACCTGCTGGGGATACCGGTTTTGAACCAGGTCCATTTTTAGGTGAATTACAACAAGTTGGAATTCCTGCAAAAATCGATAAAGGTAAAATTGTTGTTCAAAAAGATACTGTTGTTGTTGAAGCAGGTGAAGAAGTATCTAAAGATGTAGCAGCTACTTTATCCAGAATGGATATTAATCCAATGGAAGTAGGAATTGATTTAAAAGCAGTATATGAAGATGAAGCAATTTATACTTCAGACGTACTTGCAATCGACGAAGAACAAACATTAGCAGATGTTCAAAGCGCATTTGCTCAAGCATTCAATTTATCTGTTAATGCAGCTATACCTACTGATGAAACTATTTCCACAATTATTACTCTTGCTTACACTAGAGCAATTAATGTTGGTGTAGAAGCAGCAATATTAACTTCAGAAACTTCAGAACCAATTATCGGACTTGCACAAGCTAAAATGTTGGCTATTGCTTCTGCTGTTGCAGGCAAAGCAGGTGCAATCGACGATGAATTAGCTGAAAAATTATCTAACGTTGCTGTTGCAGCAGCTCCAGCAGCTGAAGAAGTTGAAGAAGAGGAAGTAGAAGAAGAGGAAGAAGAGGAAGAAGCATCCGAAGAAACAGCAGCAGCTGGATTAGGAGCTCTCTTTGGTTAA
- a CDS encoding transcription elongation factor Spt5 — protein MEDTNSSIYALKTSVGQERSVARLLARKAKMPGVGISSILVPESLKGYILVESDTKIDLRNPNLKVQHLRGVVEGKGGITFEEAKRFLKPEPIISSIQKGSIVELISGPFKGERAKVVRIDESREEVVLELIEAAVPIPVTVKADQIRIIQKEAD, from the coding sequence ATGGAAGATACTAATAGTTCCATATATGCTCTTAAAACCTCTGTAGGTCAGGAAAGAAGTGTTGCTAGACTTTTAGCACGTAAAGCTAAAATGCCTGGTGTTGGCATTTCTTCAATTCTTGTTCCTGAATCCTTGAAAGGGTATATCTTAGTTGAATCTGATACAAAAATAGATTTAAGAAATCCTAATTTAAAAGTACAACATTTAAGAGGTGTTGTAGAAGGAAAAGGCGGTATTACCTTTGAAGAAGCAAAAAGATTCTTAAAACCAGAGCCTATTATTTCCTCAATCCAAAAAGGAAGTATTGTTGAACTCATTTCTGGTCCATTTAAAGGTGAAAGAGCTAAAGTGGTTCGTATTGATGAATCACGTGAAGAAGTTGTTCTTGAGTTAATAGAAGCAGCAGTTCCAATTCCGGTAACTGTTAAAGCTGATCAAATAAGAATAATTCAAAAGGAGGCTGACTGA